One region of Streptomyces subrutilus genomic DNA includes:
- a CDS encoding aspartyl/asparaginyl beta-hydroxylase domain-containing protein, with the protein MTSTPLPPAAARLNRSLDADRLAADLAQVTGHTWDLQQGRAPGGLLGTVTDIDWRVLPLIAPNGDADRTDPGGPGPDTYAPTAWLDRMPYLAEVLASIPAPLNAARLMALGPGAVGERHCDPKYSLARGCARLHIPLTTNPDAVLYLDGTEHTWQPGEFWYGDFSREHAVRNLGTTTRVHAVIDTLFTTELASLFPPAWQEQLADADALINYLTPLDRAIPAGLPRTLHLPAGFTDFSRDQPLDGDPTPAELGHAADHLTLTTAERTFALLPAGPGEWRFSAWSEARTLAPTPDGGAVLHARHGRTHAHRTLTAATA; encoded by the coding sequence ATGACCAGCACACCCCTGCCGCCTGCGGCCGCCCGCCTGAACCGCTCCCTGGACGCCGACCGGCTCGCCGCCGACCTCGCCCAGGTGACCGGCCACACCTGGGACCTCCAGCAAGGCCGCGCCCCGGGCGGACTGCTCGGCACCGTCACCGACATCGACTGGCGGGTCCTGCCGCTGATCGCACCGAACGGCGACGCGGACCGCACCGACCCCGGCGGCCCCGGCCCCGACACCTACGCCCCCACCGCCTGGCTGGACCGCATGCCCTACCTCGCCGAGGTCCTCGCCTCCATCCCGGCCCCGCTGAACGCCGCCCGCCTCATGGCGCTCGGACCGGGCGCCGTCGGCGAGCGGCACTGCGACCCCAAGTACAGCCTGGCCCGAGGCTGCGCCCGCCTCCATATCCCCCTGACCACCAACCCCGACGCCGTCCTCTACCTCGACGGCACCGAGCACACCTGGCAGCCCGGCGAGTTCTGGTACGGCGATTTCTCCCGCGAGCACGCCGTCCGCAACCTCGGCACCACCACCCGCGTCCACGCCGTCATCGACACGCTGTTCACCACGGAGCTCGCCTCGCTGTTCCCGCCGGCCTGGCAGGAGCAGCTGGCCGACGCCGACGCGCTCATCAACTACCTCACCCCCCTGGACAGGGCCATCCCCGCCGGACTGCCCCGCACCCTGCACCTGCCGGCCGGGTTCACCGACTTCAGCCGAGACCAGCCCCTCGACGGCGACCCGACGCCCGCCGAGCTCGGCCACGCCGCCGACCACCTCACGCTCACCACCGCCGAGCGGACCTTCGCGCTGCTGCCCGCGGGCCCGGGGGAGTGGCGGTTCAGCGCCTGGAGCGAGGCCCGCACCCTCGCCCCCACCCCGGACGGCGGAGCTGTCCTGCACGCCCGCCACGGCCGCACCCACGCTCACCGCACGCTCACCGCCGCCACGGCCTGA
- a CDS encoding glycine amidinotransferase: MRLSSHDDFTRLREIIVGSAANYTGHDRDVSFELFHHENLTGFRSDWAYPRLVTPTEAGARPEQWAINRRYAEELAEDVEDLAQVLAELGITVHRPIPLPADPAPIAGLGWTAPPVPALNIRDNTLILGEEIIETPPAIRARYLETRLLAQVFTAYWQAGARWTTMPRPVLTDASFDLSYARDATTTLGGPTEPIDDPQPSPYDVGYEMMLDGAQVLRLGRDLVVNIAQANHARGVDWLERHLGDRYRIHRVYRMADNHIDSMLLALRPGVFLARHDGIRDMLPEPLQSWKFIVPPQPDTGAFPTYGDADLVLTSPYIDLNVLSVDEDTVLVNQDCTGLIKTLEAEHFTVVPVRHRHRRLFGGGFHCFTLDTRRDGTCEDYLT; the protein is encoded by the coding sequence ATGCGCCTGAGCAGCCACGACGACTTCACCCGCCTGCGCGAGATCATCGTCGGATCCGCGGCCAACTACACCGGCCACGACCGCGACGTCTCCTTCGAGCTGTTCCACCACGAGAACCTCACCGGCTTCCGCTCCGACTGGGCCTACCCCCGCCTTGTCACCCCCACCGAGGCCGGCGCGCGGCCGGAGCAGTGGGCGATCAACCGCCGCTACGCCGAGGAACTCGCCGAGGACGTCGAAGACCTCGCCCAGGTCCTGGCCGAGCTCGGCATCACCGTCCACCGGCCGATTCCCCTGCCCGCCGACCCGGCCCCGATCGCCGGCCTGGGCTGGACCGCACCCCCGGTCCCCGCCCTGAACATCCGCGACAACACCCTCATCCTCGGCGAGGAGATCATCGAGACCCCGCCCGCGATCCGCGCCCGCTACCTGGAAACCCGCCTCCTCGCCCAGGTGTTCACCGCCTACTGGCAGGCCGGCGCCCGCTGGACCACCATGCCGCGGCCCGTCCTGACCGACGCCAGCTTCGACCTTTCCTACGCCCGCGACGCCACCACCACCCTGGGCGGCCCCACCGAGCCGATCGACGACCCGCAGCCCAGCCCCTACGACGTCGGCTACGAGATGATGCTCGACGGCGCCCAGGTCCTGCGCCTCGGCCGCGACCTGGTGGTCAACATCGCCCAGGCCAACCACGCCCGCGGCGTCGACTGGCTGGAGCGCCATCTGGGGGATCGCTACCGGATCCACCGCGTGTACCGCATGGCCGACAATCACATCGACTCCATGCTTCTCGCGCTGCGCCCGGGGGTGTTCCTCGCCCGGCACGACGGCATCCGCGACATGCTCCCCGAACCGCTGCAGAGCTGGAAGTTCATCGTCCCGCCCCAGCCGGACACTGGCGCCTTCCCTACCTACGGCGACGCCGACCTCGTCCTGACCAGCCCCTACATCGACCTCAACGTCCTCTCCGTCGACGAGGACACCGTCCTGGTCAACCAGGACTGCACCGGCCTGATCAAGACCCTAGAAGCCGAGCACTTCACCGTCGTCCCCGTACGACACCGTCACCGCCGGCTCTTCGGCGGGGGCTTCCACTGTTTCACCCTCGACACCCGCCGAGACGGCACGTGCGAGGACTACCTCACGTGA
- a CDS encoding ATP-grasp domain-containing protein, protein MNRPVLLLEAAGPESGHLARTAAASGHPVHAVTTTQGLTGYSPALRDLLAGTLTTDLGNPQQALADTVSYARRINAAAVLTTNEYLTPLAAHTCALLDLPGNDPVRAHAARDKAAMADAFTAAGVTAPRTHTIATPAMLRTRFLRPGMRLPVIVKPADAAGSQGVTVLARLQDADTAWQTAHTAPGMYAATAGRTVLLQQYIPGREYSVESFTQHGRTTHLAITTKTTTRGPHRVELAHTLPTQLPPTVEQAIHREVARAVRAVGIRNGASHTEVIVTPTGRPYVIETAARIGAGHIGDLLHHALGINPWTALLDIAFGRPARLTPARRHHATAQFLTSPAAGRLTSVTGLPAPGPDTPLVRLRARPGDTVGPAHTNAGRLGSFIVVSPDARTTQARVAQLLDDIDVHVEPQPA, encoded by the coding sequence GTGAACCGTCCCGTCCTGCTCCTGGAGGCGGCCGGCCCCGAGTCCGGGCACCTGGCCCGGACCGCGGCCGCCTCCGGCCACCCCGTCCACGCCGTCACCACCACCCAGGGTCTGACCGGCTACAGCCCCGCCCTGCGCGACCTGTTGGCCGGCACCCTCACCACCGACCTGGGCAACCCGCAGCAGGCCCTCGCCGACACGGTCTCCTACGCCCGCCGCATCAACGCAGCCGCCGTCCTGACCACGAACGAGTACCTCACCCCGCTGGCCGCCCACACCTGCGCCCTGCTGGACCTGCCCGGCAACGACCCCGTCCGCGCGCACGCCGCCCGCGACAAGGCCGCCATGGCCGACGCCTTCACCGCCGCAGGCGTCACCGCGCCCCGCACCCACACCATCGCCACCCCGGCCATGCTCCGCACCCGGTTCCTGCGGCCCGGCATGCGGCTCCCCGTCATCGTCAAGCCGGCCGACGCCGCCGGCTCCCAGGGCGTCACCGTCCTGGCCCGCCTCCAGGACGCCGACACCGCCTGGCAGACGGCCCACACCGCGCCGGGCATGTACGCGGCGACGGCAGGCCGTACGGTGCTGCTCCAGCAGTACATCCCGGGACGCGAGTACAGCGTGGAGTCGTTCACCCAGCACGGGCGGACCACCCACCTGGCCATCACCACCAAGACCACCACCCGCGGCCCCCACCGGGTCGAACTCGCCCACACCCTGCCGACCCAGCTCCCACCCACGGTGGAACAGGCCATCCACCGGGAGGTGGCGAGGGCGGTCCGCGCCGTCGGCATCCGCAACGGCGCCTCCCACACCGAGGTCATCGTCACCCCCACAGGACGCCCGTACGTCATCGAGACCGCGGCACGCATCGGCGCCGGCCACATCGGCGACCTCCTCCACCACGCCCTGGGCATCAACCCCTGGACGGCCCTCCTCGACATCGCCTTCGGCCGCCCCGCTCGACTCACCCCCGCCCGCCGCCACCACGCCACCGCCCAGTTCCTCACCAGCCCGGCCGCCGGGCGCCTCACCTCCGTCACCGGCCTCCCCGCGCCGGGCCCGGACACCCCCCTCGTCCGGCTCCGCGCCCGCCCCGGCGACACCGTCGGACCCGCCCACACCAACGCCGGACGGCTCGGCAGCTTCATCGTCGTCAGCCCCGACGCCCGCACCACCCAGGCCCGCGTCGCCCAACTGCTCGACGACATCGACGTCCACGTCGAACCACAGCCCGCCTGA
- a CDS encoding phosphotransferase family protein: MELHVIERSANAFQQGLTERQILAVARRAFGPAAEVRSATELGGGMYNTTYRIDLAGREEPVVLRVAPEPDRQFHSEQELMRAEYASVPWLAPIADLMPRVLAADFTQAVSGRDWMIQSFLPGTPAPELLGSYPKETHGAFFRQMGEITAAVHAVSGPWFGPVTGPGHARWSEAVVTSLHLIAQDVESCGLDAADLRKAADAAQAGAQVLDEVAVPRLLTGDLWTVNTMLAPAPVPTICGVLDMDRTWWGDPEADWTMRMARAKQDARLAFFDSYGRPAETEAGAWRRHVYEVRHLGALRLERHRLGNEAGVEDSYGAIAEELAALI, from the coding sequence GTGGAACTCCACGTCATCGAGCGGTCCGCCAACGCCTTTCAGCAGGGCCTGACCGAACGCCAGATCCTGGCCGTCGCCCGACGCGCCTTCGGGCCCGCCGCCGAGGTCCGTTCCGCGACCGAGCTGGGCGGCGGCATGTACAACACCACCTACCGCATCGACCTGGCCGGCCGTGAGGAGCCGGTCGTCCTGCGGGTGGCACCCGAACCGGACAGGCAGTTCCACTCCGAGCAGGAGCTCATGCGCGCGGAGTACGCGTCGGTGCCGTGGCTCGCGCCGATCGCCGACCTCATGCCGCGGGTCCTGGCGGCCGACTTCACCCAGGCCGTCAGCGGACGGGACTGGATGATCCAGTCCTTCCTGCCCGGCACCCCCGCGCCGGAACTCCTCGGGTCCTACCCGAAGGAGACGCACGGCGCGTTCTTCCGGCAGATGGGCGAGATCACGGCGGCCGTGCACGCCGTCTCCGGACCGTGGTTCGGCCCGGTCACCGGTCCCGGGCACGCGCGTTGGAGCGAGGCCGTCGTCACCTCCCTGCACCTGATCGCCCAGGACGTCGAGAGCTGCGGCCTGGACGCGGCCGACCTCCGCAAGGCCGCCGATGCTGCCCAGGCCGGCGCGCAGGTCCTGGACGAGGTCGCGGTGCCGCGGCTGCTGACCGGGGACCTGTGGACGGTGAACACCATGCTCGCGCCCGCGCCGGTCCCCACGATCTGCGGTGTCCTGGACATGGACCGCACCTGGTGGGGGGATCCGGAGGCGGACTGGACGATGCGGATGGCACGGGCCAAGCAGGACGCCCGCCTGGCGTTCTTCGACTCCTACGGCCGCCCGGCCGAGACCGAGGCCGGCGCGTGGCGGCGGCACGTGTACGAGGTGCGCCACCTCGGCGCGCTGCGTCTGGAGCGGCACCGGCTCGGCAACGAGGCCGGAGTCGAGGACTCCTACGGTGCGATCGCCGAGGAACTCGCCGCCCTGATCTGA
- a CDS encoding HNH endonuclease signature motif containing protein, whose translation MSLFKPTPKLCKLLFGRASHCAYPECAELLIQEHRGQLSVTAEIAHIRAESAGGPRYDPAFEPVNKEENLLLLCPKHHGWIDDYADDYPVEELLDWKREQVAQGRSVGLTESQAERIFKALTTPQAEVEAVGVLSAGGENIVSKIENIKDFNPINGESVERHFGVRVSNVGAIGFSVDGVGVMFDLDGPPSAYLFPAAHRLHRPLKRLEPHANGVWLAEPDHLRLITQELIRKAWVPIRFRGFGDLGSGTRVYGPWVSALHLPIWEDHVTQEWLDALAQTAKETRVKLGWKP comes from the coding sequence GTGAGTCTCTTCAAGCCCACCCCGAAGCTCTGCAAGCTGCTGTTCGGCCGCGCATCCCATTGTGCTTATCCCGAGTGCGCGGAGCTTCTAATCCAGGAGCATCGAGGGCAACTCAGCGTCACCGCAGAGATTGCCCATATCCGCGCGGAGAGCGCTGGCGGGCCCAGGTACGACCCCGCGTTCGAGCCGGTGAACAAGGAGGAAAACCTCCTCTTGCTCTGCCCGAAGCATCACGGGTGGATCGACGACTACGCGGACGACTACCCCGTGGAAGAGCTGCTCGACTGGAAGCGGGAGCAGGTCGCCCAGGGCCGGAGTGTCGGCCTCACTGAGAGCCAGGCGGAGCGGATCTTCAAGGCGCTCACCACGCCGCAGGCTGAAGTCGAGGCCGTAGGTGTCCTGAGTGCTGGTGGCGAGAACATCGTCTCCAAGATCGAGAACATCAAAGACTTCAACCCGATCAATGGCGAATCCGTCGAGCGCCATTTTGGTGTGCGTGTCTCCAACGTGGGAGCCATCGGGTTCAGCGTCGATGGTGTCGGCGTCATGTTCGACCTCGACGGACCGCCCTCTGCCTACCTGTTCCCGGCCGCGCACCGCCTTCATCGGCCGCTAAAGCGACTGGAGCCGCATGCCAACGGGGTCTGGCTGGCAGAGCCTGACCATCTCAGATTGATCACCCAAGAGCTGATCCGGAAGGCGTGGGTACCCATTCGATTCCGCGGCTTCGGCGACCTCGGTTCGGGCACTCGGGTCTACGGTCCGTGGGTCTCGGCCCTGCATCTGCCGATTTGGGAGGACCATGTGACTCAAGAGTGGCTGGACGCCCTGGCCCAGACCGCCAAAGAGACACGCGTGAAGCTGGGTTGGAAGCCTTGA